In the Campylobacter concisus ATCC 51562 genome, one interval contains:
- the mltG gene encoding endolytic transglycosylase MltG, producing MIKNFMKKPYLDIFFDIVAIIFLSVFVYLARPINTSKVVFIPKGSVGEIISYLANRNFNLSVIDKYAILFIGSPQSGWIEIGQDKISRVDFLKKLAKSKAALTEITLIPGETTIIFLNQIAAQLGLDPVKLNSEYNALAPVSDGFLMPNTYKIPIGISERHLAFYLVNSSRKAQSEISNKIFGEYNEKKWFKILTIASIIQKEAANDAEMPLVASVIYNRLNKGMRLQMDGTLNYGIYSHDVITAERIRSDMSEFNTYLNDGIPPSPVCSVSISAIKAAINPAKSDYLYFVLDKKAKKHIFSKTLSEHNQNIGK from the coding sequence ATGATAAAAAATTTTATGAAAAAGCCATATTTAGACATTTTTTTTGATATCGTAGCCATCATTTTCCTAAGTGTTTTTGTCTATTTGGCACGCCCTATAAACACAAGCAAGGTCGTTTTTATACCAAAGGGAAGTGTGGGCGAGATTATATCTTATTTAGCTAATCGCAACTTTAACTTAAGCGTGATAGACAAATACGCCATACTTTTTATCGGCTCTCCACAATCTGGCTGGATAGAGATCGGCCAAGACAAAATTTCAAGGGTTGATTTTTTAAAAAAACTCGCAAAATCAAAAGCGGCTTTAACCGAGATAACGCTAATACCAGGCGAGACGACTATCATTTTTTTAAACCAGATCGCCGCCCAGCTAGGACTTGATCCAGTTAAGCTAAATAGCGAATATAACGCTCTTGCTCCAGTGAGTGACGGCTTTTTGATGCCAAATACATATAAAATTCCAATAGGTATCAGCGAAAGGCACCTTGCTTTTTATCTTGTAAATTCATCAAGAAAGGCTCAAAGCGAGATCAGCAATAAAATTTTTGGCGAATACAACGAGAAAAAATGGTTTAAAATTTTAACGATCGCCTCGATCATTCAAAAAGAAGCGGCAAACGACGCTGAGATGCCACTTGTCGCCTCAGTCATTTATAACCGCCTAAATAAGGGCATGAGGCTACAAATGGACGGCACGCTAAACTACGGAATTTATTCACACGATGTGATCACGGCTGAGCGCATAAGAAGCGATATGAGCGAGTTTAATACCTATCTAAACGACGGCATTCCGCCAAGTCCAGTCTGCTCGGTCTCGATAAGTGCGATCAAAGCGGCAATAAACCCTGCAAAGAGCGATTATTTATACTTTGTGCTTGATAAAAAGGCGAAAAAACACATTTTTTCAAAAACCTTAAGCGAGCACAACCAAAATATAGGAAAATAG
- a CDS encoding AsmA-like C-terminal domain-containing protein produces MEQLYIKLDKKIIARAKQIRLPNFKKESKQKSSDERLLNLSKSVDFIDTIFQEISLENVQIGDDFKLKILFLDDIFFVDSPYLNVDIKFQNEQQDGIDLFSVRNLSFKDFNVSISGEGSADFDKNDYKFEGNFTSHELCGKLNFALKDTFLTYKAYDVEAGSIKNFIDELDRRIELNGEVKNWIYGYIVADDYELKEINGKADLAKNNFYLNDLNATANTKNLLVKFEKGLPAVNVGEANITLKNSKLKFDLISPIYKGKKLDGSSVVINNIFDEKSANLELLIKTKSIYDEAINEILKAYKIIVPVRQLSGKMDASLKILIKLDEKSLENFDEKSVIANGEFKLSDAVLEIAGSKFNTKNALVKLINTTNLSIDATGFGLEFFKANAKADINLQKSTGEIKGVIESFDLKEKNDEILTFKNEPFSAFLDFSKAGETLLKIEPFGLDMSFGSESKIATKNSKFFIENSPVLKQNGVRGFDELSIKSKDFTDLEIFAKEANFDLPFLDKNGSKYENDDLKILVSKAGVKIDSASKKLSLDIKEKAINVKTKDLNLLVLDDNKTSEQITPLELLAKNGDIILRDLNKTLPFASFSAEKKGKSTSLNGLAQQGRVGYFNDEKSINLDATDISGEFINDLFGIKSFEGGKFRLKMLGENSKNFKAEVRFFDTFLKDYIFYQRLLSFLNSVPSLLSFKTPDFNDKGFTVKNGKILLTRNGDMIEFLAIEMIGTSADIGGRGTIDLKSKKINIDLELKLLKDASSIIDKIPLVNQIILGKDRSLSTVIAIRGTTEKPEYSTQILQDALLSPLKIIRNVIQAPFLIFE; encoded by the coding sequence TTGGAGCAATTATATATAAAATTAGATAAAAAAATAATTGCAAGAGCAAAGCAGATAAGGCTTCCAAATTTTAAGAAAGAAAGCAAGCAAAAAAGCAGCGATGAGCGCCTTTTAAATCTTAGTAAAAGCGTAGATTTTATAGATACGATTTTTCAAGAAATTTCACTTGAAAATGTGCAAATAGGAGATGATTTTAAACTAAAAATTCTATTTTTAGATGATATATTTTTTGTTGATAGCCCTTATTTAAATGTAGACATTAAATTCCAAAACGAACAGCAAGACGGAATAGATCTTTTTAGCGTTAGAAATTTAAGCTTTAAGGATTTTAACGTAAGTATTAGCGGCGAAGGGAGTGCAGATTTTGATAAAAATGACTATAAATTTGAAGGAAATTTCACCTCTCATGAGCTGTGCGGTAAGCTAAATTTTGCCCTAAAAGATACATTTTTAACTTACAAGGCTTATGATGTCGAGGCTGGAAGCATTAAAAACTTCATTGATGAGCTTGATAGACGCATAGAGCTAAATGGCGAAGTTAAAAACTGGATATATGGATACATCGTTGCTGATGATTACGAGCTAAAAGAGATAAATGGCAAGGCTGATCTAGCTAAAAATAACTTTTATCTAAATGATCTAAATGCCACCGCAAATACTAAAAATTTGCTCGTTAAATTTGAAAAAGGCTTGCCGGCCGTAAATGTAGGCGAGGCAAATATCACGCTTAAAAACTCAAAGCTTAAATTTGATCTTATTTCGCCTATTTACAAGGGCAAAAAGCTTGATGGCTCAAGCGTTGTGATAAATAATATCTTTGATGAAAAAAGCGCAAATTTAGAGCTACTTATAAAGACAAAATCGATCTATGATGAAGCTATAAATGAGATATTAAAAGCCTACAAGATCATCGTGCCAGTAAGGCAGCTAAGCGGAAAAATGGATGCTAGCTTAAAAATTTTGATAAAGCTTGATGAGAAAAGCTTAGAAAATTTTGATGAAAAAAGCGTCATCGCAAATGGAGAATTTAAGCTAAGTGACGCGGTTTTAGAGATTGCTGGGAGTAAATTTAATACCAAAAATGCTCTCGTAAAGCTCATAAATACGACAAATTTAAGTATCGATGCTACTGGCTTTGGGCTTGAGTTTTTTAAAGCAAATGCTAAGGCCGATATAAATTTACAAAAAAGTACTGGCGAGATAAAAGGCGTGATAGAAAGCTTTGATCTAAAAGAGAAAAATGATGAAATTTTAACTTTTAAAAATGAGCCATTTAGCGCATTTTTAGACTTTAGCAAGGCTGGTGAAACTTTGCTTAAGATAGAGCCATTTGGGCTTGATATGAGCTTTGGCAGTGAAAGTAAAATAGCAACAAAAAATAGTAAATTTTTCATAGAGAACTCGCCTGTTTTAAAGCAAAACGGCGTGCGTGGTTTTGATGAGCTTAGTATAAAAAGTAAGGATTTTACTGATCTTGAAATTTTTGCCAAAGAAGCAAACTTTGATTTGCCGTTTTTAGACAAAAATGGCTCAAAGTATGAAAATGATGATCTTAAAATTTTAGTTTCAAAAGCTGGTGTAAAAATAGATAGTGCAAGCAAAAAGCTAAGCCTAGACATAAAAGAAAAAGCCATAAACGTAAAAACTAAAGATCTAAATTTGCTAGTGCTTGACGATAACAAAACCAGCGAGCAAATCACGCCGCTTGAGCTTTTAGCAAAAAATGGCGATATCATTTTAAGGGATCTAAACAAGACCTTGCCATTTGCTAGCTTTAGCGCCGAGAAAAAGGGCAAAAGCACCTCGCTAAATGGGCTGGCACAGCAAGGAAGAGTTGGCTATTTTAACGATGAAAAAAGTATAAATTTAGACGCAACCGACATAAGCGGAGAATTTATTAACGACCTTTTTGGTATCAAAAGCTTTGAGGGTGGTAAATTTCGCCTAAAAATGCTTGGAGAAAACTCTAAGAATTTCAAGGCTGAGGTGAGATTTTTTGATACTTTTTTAAAGGACTATATCTTTTATCAAAGATTGCTTAGCTTTTTAAACTCGGTTCCATCGCTTCTTAGCTTTAAAACACCTGATTTTAACGACAAAGGCTTTACTGTTAAAAATGGTAAAATTTTACTCACTAGAAATGGCGATATGATCGAGTTTTTGGCGATTGAAATGATAGGAACAAGTGCTGATATCGGCGGACGTGGTACGATCGATCTAAAGAGTAAAAAGATAAATATCGACCTTGAGCTAAAGTTACTAAAAGATGCTAGCAGTATCATTGATAAAATTCCACTGGTAAATCAAATAATCCTTGGCAAGGACCGCTCGCTCTCAACTGTCATCGCCATACGAGGCACGACTGAAAAGCCAGAGTACTCGACACAGATCCTGCAAGACGCCCTGCTCTCACCTCTAAAGATAATAAGAAACGTGATTCAGGCTCCGTTTTTGATATTTGAGTAG
- the hypA gene encoding hydrogenase maturation nickel metallochaperone HypA, producing the protein MHELSIVQNLVSLCEKNAAKENAKEISKIEIKVGRLSGVEPHYLESAFDVYKAGTICENAELVINLQGIVVECLDCGFGGELNENDFTCPKCKSQNLKVTDGEDMYLMRLEMK; encoded by the coding sequence ATGCACGAGCTTAGTATCGTTCAAAATTTAGTTAGCCTTTGCGAGAAAAATGCCGCTAAAGAAAATGCTAAAGAGATAAGCAAGATCGAGATAAAGGTTGGCCGTTTAAGCGGAGTGGAGCCTCATTATCTAGAGAGCGCCTTTGATGTTTATAAAGCTGGCACGATCTGCGAAAACGCCGAGCTTGTGATAAATTTACAAGGCATTGTTGTTGAGTGTTTGGATTGCGGATTTGGCGGAGAGCTTAATGAAAATGACTTCACCTGTCCAAAGTGTAAAAGTCAAAATTTAAAGGTAACTGACGGCGAGGATATGTATCTGATGCGCCTTGAGATGAAGTAA
- the hypE gene encoding hydrogenase expression/formation protein HypE, whose translation MKKIMLSHGGGGEEMNSLINETIFKIFDNEILRQSNDSAILNLKGKIAFSSDSFVVTPIFFNGGDIGKIAACGTINDLAMVGASAKYLSCSLIIEEGLSIEELERVLGSLAKTCKESGVSVVCGDTKVVPKGKCDKIFINTAGIGEIVCEGVELKNLKAGAKILISGDVGRHGGVVLAAREEFELGLDLKSDCKSLKEVALRLFSAGIKPQTMRDATRGGLSAVLNEWAKFSKFDILVFEENIKVADEVMGVCELFGFEPYELANEGTFVMAVDESQAEDALKILREFDKNAMIIGEVMEAKNERVIIENAYKSRRFLEPPKGELLPRIC comes from the coding sequence ATGAAAAAGATAATGCTAAGCCACGGCGGCGGCGGCGAGGAGATGAACTCGCTTATAAACGAGACGATATTTAAAATTTTTGATAACGAAATTTTAAGGCAGAGCAACGATTCGGCGATATTAAATTTAAAAGGCAAGATCGCATTTAGCTCTGATAGCTTTGTGGTAACTCCCATTTTTTTTAACGGCGGTGACATCGGCAAGATCGCAGCTTGCGGTACGATAAACGACCTAGCGATGGTTGGAGCAAGCGCAAAATACCTAAGCTGCTCGCTCATCATCGAAGAGGGGCTAAGTATAGAGGAGCTTGAACGCGTGCTTGGCTCGCTTGCAAAAACTTGCAAAGAGAGCGGTGTGAGCGTAGTTTGTGGCGATACGAAGGTAGTGCCAAAGGGCAAATGCGATAAAATTTTTATAAACACAGCAGGCATCGGCGAGATAGTTTGCGAAGGCGTGGAGCTTAAAAATTTAAAAGCAGGGGCTAAAATTTTAATCTCTGGAGATGTTGGCAGACACGGCGGCGTGGTGCTTGCAGCAAGAGAGGAATTTGAGCTTGGACTTGATCTAAAAAGTGACTGCAAGAGCCTAAAAGAGGTTGCTTTAAGGCTATTTAGCGCTGGCATAAAGCCGCAAACTATGCGCGATGCGACAAGGGGCGGACTAAGTGCGGTGCTAAACGAGTGGGCTAAATTTAGTAAATTTGACATCTTAGTTTTTGAAGAAAATATCAAGGTCGCAGACGAAGTGATGGGTGTTTGTGAGCTATTTGGATTTGAGCCTTATGAGCTTGCAAATGAGGGCACTTTTGTGATGGCTGTTGATGAGAGCCAGGCCGAGGACGCGCTTAAAATTTTAAGAGAATTTGACAAAAATGCGATGATAATAGGCGAGGTAATGGAAGCAAAAAACGAGCGCGTCATCATCGAAAACGCCTATAAATCAAGAAGATTTCTCGAGCCGCCAAAGGGCGAACTACTACCAAGGATCTGCTAA
- the hypD gene encoding hydrogenase formation protein HypD, protein MDLINDFRDKNLILALSKLIQKESVKPLNIMEICGGHTHSIMKFALPSLVGEHINFIHGPGCPVCVMPKSRIDEACKLASMDNVIFCTLADMLRVPGSKTSLQKLRGEGHDIRALYTPLDALNIAKQNPDKKVIFFAIGFETTTPMSANLVEKVVQEGIKNLYFHINHVTVPAPVRAIMSDENVRIDAFLGPSHVSVITGSKIYKELADEFKRPIAISGFEPLDIMASVLNLVRQQNAGTYEVYNEYARAVKEEGNLKAKELIAKYFEPCDFVWRGLGEIAQSGMKLKDEFAYLDARVQFDCSVESAGESKACICGQILRGLAKPTDCKVFGKVCNPQNPIGSCMVSSEGACAAYFKYARVG, encoded by the coding sequence ATGGATCTTATCAATGACTTTCGCGATAAAAATTTAATCCTAGCCCTTTCAAAACTCATACAAAAAGAGAGCGTAAAACCGCTAAATATCATGGAAATTTGCGGTGGTCACACGCATAGCATTATGAAATTTGCACTGCCAAGCTTGGTAGGAGAGCATATAAATTTCATCCACGGCCCAGGCTGTCCAGTCTGCGTGATGCCAAAGAGCCGCATAGATGAGGCCTGTAAGCTAGCTAGCATGGATAATGTGATCTTTTGCACGCTAGCTGATATGCTAAGAGTGCCTGGCTCAAAGACAAGCTTGCAAAAGCTTCGCGGCGAGGGGCATGATATAAGGGCACTTTATACGCCACTTGATGCGCTAAATATAGCTAAGCAAAATCCAGACAAAAAGGTCATATTTTTTGCGATCGGATTTGAGACGACGACGCCAATGAGCGCAAATTTGGTTGAAAAAGTGGTGCAAGAGGGCATTAAAAATTTATACTTTCATATAAATCACGTAACCGTCCCAGCACCAGTTAGAGCCATAATGAGCGATGAAAACGTGAGGATAGACGCATTTTTAGGACCAAGTCACGTAAGCGTCATCACTGGAAGTAAAATTTATAAAGAGCTAGCAGATGAGTTTAAAAGACCCATCGCCATTAGTGGTTTTGAGCCGCTTGACATCATGGCAAGTGTGCTAAATTTAGTTCGTCAGCAAAACGCAGGCACATATGAAGTTTATAACGAGTATGCAAGAGCGGTCAAAGAAGAGGGCAACCTCAAGGCAAAAGAGCTCATAGCTAAGTATTTTGAGCCGTGCGACTTTGTCTGGAGAGGCCTTGGCGAGATAGCGCAAAGCGGCATGAAGCTAAAAGATGAGTTTGCCTATCTTGACGCTAGAGTGCAGTTTGACTGCAGCGTAGAGAGCGCTGGCGAGAGCAAGGCTTGCATTTGTGGGCAAATTTTAAGAGGGCTAGCAAAGCCGACTGATTGTAAGGTCTTTGGCAAGGTTTGCAACCCACAAAATCCGATAGGATCGTGCATGGTATCAAGCGAGGGCGCTTGTGCGGCATATTTTAAATACGCAAGAGTTGGTTAA
- a CDS encoding HypC/HybG/HupF family hydrogenase formation chaperone: protein MCLSIPSKVIEVDENNVATVETLGVTRKVSLDLIFEEVKVGEYVLIHVGYAMQKIDTQFALESLEVYQKIADDMNAGKI from the coding sequence ATGTGCCTCTCAATCCCTTCAAAAGTAATAGAAGTAGATGAAAACAATGTCGCTACGGTTGAAACTCTGGGTGTTACTAGAAAGGTAAGCCTAGATCTCATCTTTGAAGAAGTAAAAGTGGGCGAATACGTGCTAATCCACGTTGGTTACGCCATGCAAAAGATCGATACGCAGTTTGCGCTTGAGAGCTTAGAAGTCTATCAAAAGATCGCTGATGATATGAACGCGGGGAAAATTTGA
- the hypB gene encoding hydrogenase nickel incorporation protein HypB has product MCKDCGCSMGNHAHTHTHADGTTHSHPHTHDGHTDHAHDAHEHSHEAHAHPVLNESKTIDVIEKILSENDKEATHNRAHLDEKKILCVNLMSSPGAGKTTLLEATIKAGKFKIGVVEGDLETNQDADRIVKAGAKAHQISTGQTCHLDAFMVHEGLHHLPLNELDLVFIENVGNLVCPASYDVGSHFNAVLLSVPEGDDKVSKYPVMFRAADVLLITKASLAPHFDFDIERVKNDARKLNPKVDIFVIDSKTGEGIDKWISYLEFKKELR; this is encoded by the coding sequence ATGTGTAAAGATTGCGGTTGTTCAATGGGTAATCACGCCCACACTCACACTCACGCTGATGGCACCACTCACTCTCACCCACACACTCATGATGGACATACAGATCACGCTCATGACGCGCACGAACATAGCCACGAGGCTCACGCACACCCTGTGCTAAACGAGAGCAAAACCATAGACGTGATAGAGAAAATTCTCTCTGAAAATGATAAAGAAGCTACCCACAACAGAGCTCATCTTGATGAAAAAAAGATACTTTGCGTAAATTTAATGAGTAGCCCAGGCGCTGGCAAGACGACGCTTTTAGAAGCTACGATAAAGGCTGGTAAGTTTAAAATAGGCGTTGTTGAGGGTGATTTAGAGACAAATCAAGATGCTGATCGCATAGTAAAAGCTGGCGCAAAGGCTCATCAGATAAGCACAGGTCAGACCTGTCACTTAGACGCGTTTATGGTACATGAAGGGCTTCATCATCTGCCACTAAACGAGCTTGATCTAGTCTTTATAGAAAATGTTGGAAATTTAGTTTGCCCTGCAAGCTACGACGTTGGCTCGCATTTTAACGCTGTGCTTCTTTCAGTGCCAGAGGGCGATGATAAGGTGAGCAAATATCCAGTGATGTTTAGGGCTGCTGACGTGCTTCTTATCACAAAAGCTTCGCTTGCGCCGCATTTTGACTTTGACATCGAGCGAGTGAAAAACGACGCTAGAAAGCTAAATCCAAAGGTTGATATCTTTGTGATAGACAGCAAAACGGGTGAGGGCATCGATAAATGGATAAGTTATTTGGAATTTAAAAAAGAGCTAAGATAA
- a CDS encoding GDYXXLXY domain-containing protein, whose protein sequence is MKIKVLIVAVVFQISLIGIMLGYALMPLYFGQEVRVRVNLYDPRDLFRGNYVDLNYEFSNFHSRNFDENDKDDHYIDQYDERVRDGARVYAVLKPDVNGTYSFAKFSISKPENGVFLAGRYDGYSLVKYGIEHFYMSPDSAANTEDEMREEDVHAYAVLMVMDNGKARLKDLIIQKNAQKNSKKLLGDENFDKLDEIRQKE, encoded by the coding sequence ATGAAGATAAAAGTATTAATAGTAGCTGTAGTTTTTCAAATTTCGCTTATTGGCATTATGCTTGGCTACGCACTTATGCCACTTTATTTTGGGCAAGAGGTAAGAGTGAGGGTAAATCTTTACGACCCAAGAGATCTTTTTCGTGGAAACTATGTTGATTTAAACTATGAATTTTCAAATTTTCATTCAAGAAATTTTGACGAAAATGATAAAGATGACCACTATATCGACCAATACGATGAGAGAGTAAGAGATGGAGCTAGAGTTTATGCTGTTTTGAAGCCAGATGTTAATGGCACTTACAGCTTTGCTAAATTTAGTATAAGCAAACCAGAGAATGGAGTGTTTTTAGCTGGTAGATATGATGGCTACTCGCTCGTAAAATACGGCATAGAGCACTTTTATATGTCACCTGATAGTGCAGCTAATACTGAAGATGAAATGAGAGAAGAGGATGTTCATGCGTATGCGGTTTTGATGGTGATGGATAATGGCAAGGCTAGACTAAAGGATCTAATAATCCAAAAGAATGCCCAAAAAAATAGTAAAAAACTACTTGGTGATGAAAATTTTGATAAGTTGGATGAGATTAGGCAAAAAGAGTAA